The Mesobacillus jeotgali genome window below encodes:
- the rsmA gene encoding 16S rRNA (adenine(1518)-N(6)/adenine(1519)-N(6))-dimethyltransferase RsmA, whose amino-acid sequence MHKDIATPVRTKEILDKYGFSFKKSLGQNFLIDTNILNRIVDHAELTDHSGAIEIGPGIGALTEQLAKRAEKVVAFEIDQRLLPILEDTLSPYPNVKVIHSDVLKADVQAVMKEEFGKQEDVMVVANLPYYVTTPILMKLLEERLPIRGIVCMLQKEVGDRISAKPGTKEYGSLSIAVQYYTKAETVMIVPKTVFMPQPNVDSAVIRLTLHEEPPVKVTDEKFFFQVTRSSFAQRRKTILNNLTSQLPDGKQKKESIQAALQQAGVEESRRGETLTIDEFAQLSNALYPYFH is encoded by the coding sequence ATGCATAAAGATATTGCGACCCCGGTGAGAACGAAGGAAATACTTGATAAATACGGCTTTTCTTTTAAAAAGAGCCTCGGACAGAACTTCTTGATCGATACGAATATCCTGAACCGTATCGTCGACCATGCAGAATTGACCGACCATAGCGGTGCCATCGAAATTGGACCTGGAATCGGTGCGTTGACAGAGCAGCTGGCGAAAAGAGCCGAAAAGGTAGTTGCATTCGAAATCGACCAGCGGTTGCTGCCGATATTGGAGGATACGCTGTCCCCCTACCCAAACGTCAAGGTCATCCATAGCGATGTACTGAAAGCAGATGTTCAGGCTGTGATGAAAGAGGAGTTTGGGAAACAAGAGGACGTCATGGTCGTGGCCAACCTGCCATATTACGTCACAACGCCTATCTTGATGAAGCTCCTTGAGGAAAGGCTGCCAATCAGAGGGATTGTTTGCATGCTGCAAAAGGAAGTTGGCGACAGGATTTCAGCCAAGCCGGGAACGAAGGAATATGGTTCATTGTCGATTGCAGTCCAGTATTATACGAAAGCCGAAACTGTGATGATTGTCCCGAAAACTGTGTTCATGCCACAGCCAAATGTGGACTCGGCTGTCATCCGGTTGACATTGCATGAAGAGCCGCCAGTAAAAGTAACGGATGAAAAGTTTTTCTTCCAAGTGACCAGATCAAGTTTTGCCCAGCGCCGTAAAACCATCTTAAATAACCTGACCAGCCAGCTGCCGGACGGAAAGCAGAAGAAAGAAAGTATACAGGCAGCGCTTCAGCAGGCAGGAGTGGAAGAATCGCGCAGGGGAGAAACTCTGACGATTGATGAATTTGCGCAATTGAGCAATGCGTTGTATCCATATTTTCATTAA
- the yabG gene encoding sporulation peptidase YabG: MNINLMDIVGRVSHQCDIMFRVIDIREKHGKKIAILYGEDFRLIADAPYEDLIKIDPGMRMRLTQEFRSLEEQSYKLFRQDVDLLQQKQEYEATEGYSKSYNYFQMPGKVLHIDGDPNYLKKCLTLYEKVGVPVYGFHCNEKEMPDKVGMLLDYYRPDILVITGHDAYSKSKGTMDDINAYRHSKHFVQTVREARKKVPHLDQLVIFAGACQSHFESLIHAGANFASSPARVNIHALDPVYIVAKISFTPFMERINVWDVLRNTLTGEKGLGGIETKGVLRTGMPYNKNSSD, encoded by the coding sequence ATGAATATTAACCTCATGGATATCGTCGGCAGGGTTTCGCATCAATGCGATATAATGTTCCGGGTTATCGATATCAGAGAGAAACATGGAAAAAAAATTGCGATATTATATGGTGAGGATTTCCGATTGATTGCGGATGCGCCCTATGAAGATTTAATCAAAATCGATCCGGGTATGCGCATGAGGCTGACACAGGAATTCCGGTCACTTGAAGAACAGTCATATAAGCTTTTCAGGCAGGATGTTGATTTATTGCAGCAAAAACAAGAATATGAAGCTACAGAAGGGTATAGCAAGTCTTATAACTACTTTCAGATGCCTGGGAAGGTGCTCCATATTGATGGAGATCCGAATTATTTAAAAAAGTGCCTGACCCTATATGAGAAAGTCGGGGTCCCGGTGTATGGGTTCCATTGCAATGAAAAGGAAATGCCGGACAAAGTCGGGATGCTGCTTGATTATTATCGGCCTGATATTTTGGTCATCACCGGGCACGATGCTTATTCGAAGTCAAAAGGGACTATGGATGATATCAATGCTTATCGACACTCCAAGCATTTCGTCCAGACAGTAAGAGAGGCTCGAAAGAAAGTTCCCCATCTGGATCAGCTGGTCATTTTTGCCGGAGCATGCCAATCCCATTTTGAGTCATTGATCCATGCCGGGGCCAACTTTGCCAGTTCTCCTGCAAGAGTAAATATACATGCACTCGATCCGGTCTATATCGTCGCTAAAATCAGTTTTACCCCGTTCATGGAGCGAATCAACGTGTGGGATGTACTTCGCAATACATTGACTGGGGAGAAGGGGCTTGGCGGCATAGAAACAAAGGGTGTTTTAAGGACAGGAATGCCATATAATAAAAATTCGTCAGACTGA
- the veg gene encoding biofilm formation stimulator Veg — MPKTLSDIKKALDSNLGKRLMLKANGGRRKTIERSGVLAETYPSVFVIELDQDENAFERVSYSYADVLTETVEITFFEDTTGSIALS; from the coding sequence ATGCCAAAAACATTATCGGATATCAAAAAAGCGCTTGATTCAAACTTAGGAAAAAGACTCATGCTAAAGGCCAACGGAGGACGGAGAAAGACGATTGAACGTTCTGGTGTGTTAGCGGAAACTTATCCTTCAGTTTTCGTCATCGAGCTTGACCAGGATGAAAATGCTTTTGAACGTGTTTCGTACAGCTACGCAGATGTTCTAACTGAAACAGTGGAAATTACCTTCTTTGAAGATACAACAGGATCAATAGCTTTGAGCTGA
- a CDS encoding small, acid-soluble spore protein, alpha/beta type codes for MGRRRGIMSERLKEELAKELGFYDVVQNEGWGGIKAKDAGNMVKRAIELAEQQLANQNR; via the coding sequence TTGGGCAGAAGAAGAGGGATTATGTCTGAAAGGTTGAAGGAAGAGCTTGCGAAAGAACTTGGCTTCTATGATGTCGTCCAGAATGAGGGATGGGGCGGCATAAAGGCCAAGGATGCAGGAAATATGGTGAAGCGAGCGATCGAGCTGGCCGAACAGCAGCTTGCGAACCAGAACCGCTGA
- the ispE gene encoding 4-(cytidine 5'-diphospho)-2-C-methyl-D-erythritol kinase — translation MKVLVKAPAKINLSLDVLHKRPDGYHEVEMVMTTIDLADRIELSLLEEDRIVIHSHNRFVPDDQRNLAYQAAHLLKERFQVKQGVLIGIEKTIPVAAGLAGGSSDAAATLRGLNKLWKLGLSLDELAVLGAEIGSDVSFCVYGGTALATGRGEIIEQLPAPPTCWVVLAKPFIGVSTAEVYRRLNVEKVQHPLTKQMISAIENGDFNGVCNSVGNVLEDVTLSLYPEVAQIKDQMKRFGADAVLMSGSGPTVFSLVAHDSRMHRIYNGLRGFCDQVFAVRMLGERHTLD, via the coding sequence GTGAAGGTTTTAGTGAAGGCGCCGGCAAAGATCAATTTGTCATTGGATGTTTTGCACAAACGTCCGGACGGTTACCATGAGGTGGAAATGGTCATGACGACGATTGATTTGGCTGATCGCATTGAACTTAGTTTATTAGAAGAAGACAGGATTGTCATCCATTCCCATAATCGTTTTGTTCCGGATGATCAGCGGAATCTTGCTTACCAGGCAGCGCATCTGTTAAAGGAGAGGTTCCAGGTGAAGCAAGGAGTCCTCATAGGAATCGAGAAGACCATTCCTGTGGCAGCAGGCCTCGCGGGCGGCAGCAGTGATGCAGCGGCTACATTAAGGGGCTTGAATAAGCTTTGGAAGCTTGGTCTGTCATTGGACGAGCTGGCAGTGCTTGGCGCGGAAATTGGCTCGGATGTTTCTTTCTGTGTGTACGGAGGAACGGCGCTTGCTACAGGCAGAGGGGAAATAATCGAGCAACTGCCAGCACCACCGACGTGCTGGGTTGTATTAGCCAAACCGTTTATCGGTGTATCGACTGCGGAGGTATATCGCCGCCTTAATGTTGAAAAGGTTCAGCATCCGCTTACAAAGCAAATGATTTCCGCTATTGAAAATGGAGATTTCAATGGAGTCTGCAATAGTGTCGGAAATGTCTTGGAAGATGTGACGCTATCGCTATATCCTGAAGTGGCGCAAATAAAGGACCAAATGAAGCGATTCGGCGCCGATGCAGTCTTGATGAGCGGAAGCGGCCCGACAGTATTCAGCCTTGTGGCACATGATTCGCGAATGCATCGAATTTATAACGGTCTGCGAGGTTTTTGTGACCAGGTATTTGCAGTAAGAATGCTTGGAGAGCGACATACCCTTGATTAA
- the purR gene encoding pur operon repressor, with translation MKFRRSERLIDMTTYLLEHPRQLVPLTYFAEKYGSAKSSISEDLGIIKETFEQRGIGVLQTVPGAAGGVKFHVHVSEEKARKAIDELCTIMASPDRLLPGGYLFMNDILGNPVIVQEVGRLLASAFAEKDIEVVMTVATKGIPIAYAVASQLNVPVVIVRRDSKVTEGSTVSINYVSGSSKRIQTMVLSKRSLAEGSKVLIVDDFMKAGGTVNGMINLLEEFNAELAGIAVLVESENIEERLVDEYLSLVRLSDVDVRERKITVSEGNYFARRE, from the coding sequence ATGAAATTTCGACGCAGCGAGCGTTTGATCGATATGACGACTTATTTACTGGAACATCCGCGCCAATTGGTACCGTTAACCTATTTTGCCGAGAAGTATGGTTCAGCTAAGTCCTCGATCAGTGAAGATCTCGGAATCATCAAAGAAACATTTGAACAGCGGGGAATCGGTGTCCTGCAGACCGTGCCAGGCGCGGCCGGCGGGGTGAAGTTCCACGTTCATGTCAGCGAGGAAAAAGCACGGAAGGCAATCGATGAACTGTGTACCATCATGGCAAGTCCTGACCGCTTGCTGCCGGGCGGCTATCTTTTCATGAACGATATCCTTGGCAATCCAGTAATTGTGCAGGAAGTCGGGAGGCTGCTCGCTTCTGCTTTTGCTGAAAAGGATATTGAGGTTGTCATGACCGTGGCGACAAAGGGAATACCAATTGCGTATGCAGTCGCCAGCCAATTGAATGTTCCTGTAGTGATTGTCAGAAGAGATAGCAAAGTGACTGAAGGTTCGACTGTAAGCATCAACTACGTTTCAGGTTCATCAAAAAGAATCCAGACAATGGTGCTATCAAAGCGGAGCCTTGCAGAGGGGTCGAAGGTGCTGATCGTCGATGACTTCATGAAAGCGGGCGGTACCGTGAATGGCATGATCAACTTGCTAGAGGAGTTCAATGCGGAGTTAGCGGGGATAGCGGTACTGGTTGAATCGGAGAACATTGAAGAGAGACTCGTCGATGAGTATCTCTCACTCGTACGCCTTTCAGATGTCGACGTAAGAGAACGTAAAATTACCGTGAGTGAAGGAAATTACTTCGCTCGCAGAGAATAG
- a CDS encoding RidA family protein — MNIVQTSNAPAAIGPYSQGVVVNNLFYSSGQIPLTPEGVMVEGDIQAQTHQVFQNLKAVLEAAGASLETVVKATVFIKNMDEFAQLNEVYAEYFNVHKPARSTVEVARLPKDALVEIEVVALVK, encoded by the coding sequence ATGAATATTGTACAGACTTCAAACGCGCCAGCCGCAATCGGTCCATATTCGCAGGGTGTGGTTGTGAACAATCTTTTCTACAGCTCTGGCCAGATTCCTCTGACTCCAGAGGGTGTAATGGTGGAGGGAGATATCCAGGCCCAGACTCATCAGGTATTCCAAAACCTGAAGGCAGTACTTGAGGCTGCAGGTGCTTCACTAGAAACAGTCGTAAAAGCAACAGTCTTCATTAAAAATATGGATGAATTCGCTCAATTAAATGAAGTGTATGCAGAGTATTTCAATGTGCATAAGCCAGCTCGCTCAACAGTAGAAGTGGCAAGACTGCCAAAGGATGCCCTGGTGGAAATTGAAGTAGTAGCGCTCGTTAAATAA